The nucleotide sequence ATCTCGCGCGCGGCATTATCGCGAGCGGTTTCGACAACGCGCGCATCGACGAGCTGCCGCGCTTCGGCGGCTATCTGCTGTTCGCCGGCAACGGCGAAGAGATCGAGGGCGTGCGCGCGGTTACCGACGTGCTGCGTGAACGGCACGAAGGCGACGTGCCGCCGATTGTCGCGATCGATCAAGAGGGCGGCCGCGTCGCGCGCCTTCGGGAAGGCGTCGAGCCGATGCCGTCGATGATGTCGCTCGGTGCGGCCGGAGATCTCGATCTGGCGCAGCGCGCCGGCGAGCAAATTGCGTTCGACCTTCGGCGCGCGGGCTGCACGCTCGATTTCGCTCCGGTGTTGGATCTAGCGCTGGAGCCGGAGAACCTCGTTATCGGAACGCGATCGTTCGGCAGCGACCCGCGCGCGGTCGCCGCGCTTGCGGAACGCGTCGCGCGCGGCATGCGGGCGAGCGGCATTCTCCCGTGTTACAAGCATTTTCCGGGACACGGCTCGACGCACGTCGATTCGCACGTCGCGCTGCCGGTTGTCGACGCCAGCGAAGCAACCCTGCGCGCGCGCGATTTCGCGCCTTTCGAAGCTTTGGCGAAAGAGGCGCCCGCAATGATGGCCGCGCACGTCGTGTTACGCGCGCTCGATGCCGGCGCGCCCGCGTCGCTCTCGCCGCGCGTCGGCGTCGCACTGCTGCGCGGCGAGTTCGGCTTCGGCGGCGCGTATCTTACCGATTGCTTGGAAATGGCCGCTGTCTCCGGCGAAGGGAAGACCGTCGACGCGTCGGTCGTTGCGTTGAGCGCGGGGGCCGATTTGCTGCTCTTTAGCCACCAGCCGGACGTCGCTGCCGAAAGTGCGATCGCGATCGTAAAAGCCGTTGAAAGCGGAAGCGTTGCGCGTTCGCGCCTCGAGGACGCCTACGAGCGCATCATGGTCTTGCGACGGGCGGGGCAGCCGCCGTTGCCGCTCGATGCGTATGCGCCGCATCCCGGCGTGGGACGCGAGATCGCACGGCGTGCCGTGACCGTCGTTCGCGGCGTCGCGCACGCGGACCCGACGGCGTCTTACGTCGTCGATTTTGGCGGCGGACGCCCGTCGCTTCGCCGAGAGGCGCCGGTATTGGAAGAATGCGTGCTGCCGATCGATCCGCAAGAATCAGACGTCGCCCAAGCGCTCGCGGCCGCGGAGCGGAGCCGCCGCCGGCCGATCGTGCTCGCGCGCCGGGCGCACATGCACCCAGCACAAGCGAGCGCGATCGATCGCATCGTCGCGCGTTTTGCGGACGCACTCGTGATCTCGATGCTCGAACCGTACGATTTGCGCTGCTTCGGTGACGCGCGCCACGTACTAGCCGCCTACGGTGACGACGCTGCCGCAATCGGCGGTTTGGCCGATGTGATCTTCGGCGGCATCATGGCGCAGGGAACGCTTCCCGTGGAGTACGCGACTGCGGTTGGCTGACGCGGTTTCGAACGTCGACGCGGTGCTTCGAGCCGCAACCGGAAAAGCGTTCACGGGGGCCGTCGCGCGTATCGAGCGGAGAGGAAGCCCCATTTTCGAACGCGCATACGGAACGACGCGCCTGGACGAGTCGTCGCGTCCGGTGTACGTCGACACGCGCTTCGATCTGGCATCGCTCACCAAGCTGTTCGTCGCGACGCTCGCGCTGCGGCTGGTTGCACGTGGTGCGCCGCTCGACGCGCCGGTGCTTCACGACGGTGTGACGCTGCGCATGCTGCTCGCGCACACGTCGGGAATGAACTCGGGCGCGGACTACCGGACGATTCTGGGCGAGAACGTCGAGCGCTATGCGCTCGAGCGCGAGCTCATTGCGGCTCCGGGCGAGCGCGTCGTCTACAGCGACCTCGGCTTCATCGCGCTCGGCGTCGTCATCGAGCGGGCAGCGGGAAAGTCGCTTGCGACACTGGCCCAGGAGACGTTTGCGTCCGCGACGCTCGGGTTTCGTCCGCGTGCGGACGAGCGCGGTTGGATTCCGGCGACCGAAGAAGACGGCTGGCGCGGAAGAGTGCAGGGCATGGTGCACGATGAAAAGGCCTATCTGATGGGCGGAACAGCAGGCCACGCCGGTTTGTTCGGCACCGCAGCCGACGTCGCGCGGCTGACCGAAGGGTTTTTGGGATCGCTGCACGGACGGCCCGAGACGCTGCTTCCGGTCGAGATCGTGCGCGAAGCGGTGCGCGAGCAAGCCTACGATCCCGTATTGCGCCGCGGCTTGGGCTGGGCCCTCAAAACGAGCGATACGAATTCGTGCGGCGCGGCGATGGACGCGACGAGCTTCGGGCACACGGGCTTCGTCGGTACGTGCGTTTGGGCCGACCCCGTACGCGACGTGTCCGGCGTGTTGTTGACCAATAGCGTCTATTTCGGCCGCAACGATACACGCGATCTGCGCGCGGCGTTTTACGAAGCGGCCATGGACGTCGCGGACCGGTTGGGATGAGAGCGATTGGGCTTATGAGCGGAACGTCGCTCGACGGCATCGATGCCGCTCTCGTCGAGATTGCGCCGCGCGGCGACGGCTACGCGCTGGAACTCGTGCGTTTCGTCACCGTACCGTTCGATCCGGAGCTGCGCCGTGCGCTGGTCGCGGCGCTTCCACCGAACGAGGGAAGCGTCTCGCTCGTCGCGGCCCTTCACCGCGCGCTCGGCGAAGCGTTTGCTGCGACCGCGGCGGCGGTCGCCGCCGGCGACCGCGTCGCCTTCGTTGCGTCGCACGGGCAAACGGTGTGGCACGACGGCGAGCGGCACGTGACGTTGCAGCTCGGCGATGCGTTCGTCATTCGAGAAGCCGTGGGCGCGACGGTCTGTTACGATTTTCGCAGTGCGGACTGCGCCGCGGGCGGACACGGCGCGCCGCTGGTTCCGTACGTCGACGAACTGCTCTTCGGTGATTCGAGCGAGGATCGCGTGGCGCTCAATATCGGTGGAATCGCGAATCTGACGGTGCTGCCGCACGACGGACCGGCATGGGCCTTCGACACGGGGCCCGGTACCATGCTCGTCGACGCGTTCGTTCGCGACCGCTCCCGCGGAGCGTCGGCATACGACGCCGGCGGTGCATTAGCGGCAGCGGGATCGATCGATCAACCGCTGCTCGAAGCGATGCTTTCCGACGACTACTTTCACTTCCCGCCGCCAAAAACGACGGGCCGGGAACGCTTTGGAGCGCAGTTTCTCACGCGTCACGGCGATCGGCTCGCACGGTTGAGCGGCGAGGACGGCTCGGCAACCTTGACCGAGTTGACGGCGATAACCATCGCGCGGGCGATCGAGGCGGCGGGTATGGCTGCGGCACGGACGATCGTTAGCGGCGGCGGCACGCGCAACGCGACGATGTTCGCCCGCCTATCGGAGCGGCTCCCGCACGCGCGCGTCGAACTCTCCGACGCGATGGGCATTCCGGCGGATGCAAAAGAAGCGATGTTCTTTGCGTTGCTTGGCTACGAAACGCTGCGCGGCCGCGTCGCGAACTTGCCGCGTGCGACCGGCGCGGATCGCGCCGTTGCGCTAGGAGCAATCGCGCCGTTCGACCTGAAGACCTTGCTCGGCGAAGTCGAGAGCGAGCTGCGCGCCGGAACGATCGCGTGATCGCCGTCGGCGTCGACGCGGGCGGGAGCCACACGGTCGCCGTGGCGATGCGCGACGGCGAGCTGCTCCGTGCGGCCACCGGGCGCGCTGCCAGCGTGACGATCGGGGGAATCGAACGCGCCGCCGCCGCGATCGGCGATACGATCGCCGCGGCTACCGGATCCGCGTCGCCCGACGCCGTCGTCGTCGGCGTCGCGGGAGCCGGAACGGAGCGCACGGCGAGCGCATTGCTTGCAGCATTAACGGCGCGATTTCCGCACTCGCGAATCGAAGTGACCGACGACGCACACGTCGCTTTGCGGGCCGCAGTCCCCGCCGGCGACGGCGTGGCACTCATCGCCGGAACCGGTTCGATCGCCTATGCGGAGGTTAGCGGCACTATTTTTCGCGCAGGCGGCTTCGGGTATCTCGTCGGAGACGAGGGATCCGGCTTCATGATCGGAGCGGCGGCGGTTCGCGTCGCGCTCAAAGCGGCGGAAGGACGCGCGCCGAGCGATGCGCTGACGCAAGCCGTGCTCGCGCGTATCGGCGCCGCGCACGCGCGCGAGGCGGTGGCGTCGCTCTACTCCGCCGATTCCCCGGTCGCCAACGTCGCGTCGTTCGCCGCACTGGTTTTGGAACAGGCCGGCGCCGGCGAGCGCAGCGCGGTCAAAATCGTTCAGGCCGCCGCACTCGATCTGTTCGATCTCGTGCGCTCGATTTGCCGGATTGCTTCGATCGGCAGCGCCAAAGAGACGCCGCTCGCACTCTGCGGCGGCTTGCTCGGCAAAAACTCGATGCTGACCTATCTGCTCGAAACGCGCGTCGCCAACGAGTTGCCGCATCTCGCCATCCTGAAGAACCCGGCCGCGCCGCATTTCGGCGCGCTGGCACAGGCTCGCGCGTTAGCCGGCGACGGATGAAAGATCTTCCCCCTACCGAGGCCGTCAATCCGCACAGCGCGGGCCTCGACACGATGGCGACGCACGAGATGGTAGAACTGCTTGCGCGCGAACACCGTGCCGCCGTCGACGCCGTCGCAGCCGCTGCGCCGGCGTTAGCGCTCGCGGTCGACGGCATCGTGCGGCGGCTGGAGTCCGGCGGACGTCTGCATTACTTCGGCGCCGGCAGCAGCGGCCGAATCGGTGTTCTCGATGCGTCGGAGATGCCGCCCACCTTCGGTACCGATCCGGCAACGGTCTGCGCGCACATTGCCGGCGGATCCCAAGCGCTCACGCGTGCGGTCGAAGGCGCCGAGGACGATGCTGCGGCCGGTGCCGCGGCAGCGCAAGCCTGTGCGAGCGCGGGTGACGCGGTGGTCGGCCTTTCGGCCAGCGGCGGCGCACCGTACGTCGTCGGTGCCGTCGAGCGCGCTCGCGAGCTCGGTGCGTTTACGATCGGCATTGCCGGCGTCGAAGATTCGGCGTTGACGCGCGCTGCCGAAGTATCGATCCTCTTGACGACCGGACCCGAAGCGCTGGCCGGATCGACGCGCCTAAAAGCCGGTACCGCACAGAAGATCGCGCTCAACACGCTGTCGACGGCCGTCATGGTGCGTTTGGGAAAGGTCTACGACAACTTGATGGTCGACGTCGTCGCCGGCAACGTCAAGCTGCGCGCGCGAGCGATTCGGTTGGTGCGCCACCTGACCGGCGCCGACGAAGAGCGCGCGCGCGAACTGTTGTCGATGGCGAACGGAAGGGTCAAAGTAGCGGCCATTATCGGGCGGCGCAACGTCGGCGCGCAAGAGGCCGTCGCATTGTTGGAACGACACCGCGGTTCGCTGCGGGCCGCGCTTTGATCGCCGTTACCCTGCTTGCGTCGATCGCCTTCGTAGCGCTCGACGATCGCCCCGTCACGGCGGACCTTCCCGTCATGCTAGGCCGGATCGCCGGCGTGCGCGTCGAGACGCCGCCGCCGGCGCTGCTCGGGCATTACTTGATACCAGGACAACCCGATGCGATCGTCGTTTGGCTAAACCGGCGCGCGGCCGACAAGGACACGCGTGCGTTCGTCGTGTCGAGCGACATGCTCGCGTACGGCGGACTGCTCGCATCGCGCGTACCCGGCGCGTCGTACGCCGACGCGTACTTCCGGCTCAAAGAGCTGGCGCATCTGCGCGCCGAGCGACCGGACGCGTGGATCGCGACGTTCGGCACGGTGATGCGGCTGGCGCCGACCGGCGTGCCGTCGACCGCGGCGTACTTCGCACCCTATCCCGCATGGAGCTATCTGCAGCAGTACGCAAATCTGCACGATCCGCCGCTGCCGAGCGAAGCCGCGCGCGCCGCGCACCTGCGCTCGCTGATCGGCGACCAAACGCTCCAAGCCTATCTTGCAACGCGCGGCCGAAACGTGGAAGTCGACCGACTGTTACTGGGGATGGCCGGTGACGGCACGATCGACAGCCTCGTGCTCGGACAAGACGACGCCGGTCCGGTGGGACTGCACGTTAAGGAAGTGACCTGGCTGCAATCGGTGGTCGCGCAGAATCCGTCGATGGCGCAGCGTGCCGCCATCGAGCCGGGCGCCGACGAACTCGGCATGGCGCTGGTGGCGCACGCGATTGCGCGCGAAGCGCACTGGGTGCCGCACGTCGCGGTTACCTACTCGACGCCAAACGGCGCGTCGTTTCAAGATCCGCTGGAGTTCGCCCCGATCTCGGCGGCCGTCGACGGCCTCGTGCGGCTCTGCGGCGGCGTGCTCGACGATAACCACCCCGACCTCACGCTGTTCGTGCGCGTGCCGCATACGACCGCCGAACAGGACGACGCGTTTGCCGGCGCGATGGCTGCCGACGTCAACGCGGGCGGCAGCGTCGCGCTCGCCGATCTTTCGTATCTCGCGTCCTACGCTTCGCAAGCGGCGTTCGCGCAGCGCATTCTCTCCTCGGGCACTGCGGCCAAGATCGACGCATACGCGTCGTGGAACACCAACGCCAACACGGTCGGCACGGCGCTGGCCGAAGCGGTGGCAGCCGGTGCCGGACGGCGGATGCACACGTACGACGCGCTGGCGCATCGTACGTTTACGTTCGTCCGATTCGTCGACGACTACGCGTATCACGACTTCGTCCGTCCCAATCTCAACGCCGATCTCGACGCGCAAGGCGTGACCGATCACACGCTGCTGCCGGCGCTAACCGCCGCGTCCTCGGCCGAGCGCGACCGATCGTTACTCTGGAATCGCGCGGATACGATCCTCGCGCAGCTCTATCCGGGCTACCATATCGCCGCGCTTTCGATCGGCCTTCCGTGGGACCGGACCTTCGAAACGTCGGTTGACGTAGGTATCGCGCCCAACCTGTAGGAACGGTCGCAAGATGGACGTCCCATTTCTCGCGACCGCCTTCGCGACGGCTTTTACGATCATCGACCCGATCGGCATGATTCCGTTGACGTTGAGCGCGACGGCGAACGACGCGCCGCAGCAGCGCAATCGTATCATCGATCAGGCCGTCATCGTGGCCGCAGTGATCATGCTCTTTATGGGCCTGGTCGGACGGCCTTTTCTAGAGTATCTCGGGATTACGCTGCCCGCCTTTACGATCGCCGGCGGCATCTTTCTGTTTCTCATCGCGATCGATATGCTGTTCGCGCGTCCGACCGGTGCAAAGCGCACCGAAGCCGAGGAACGCGAAGCAGCCGCTAACGAGAATCCCGCGGTGTTTCCACTGGCGGTCCCGATGATTGCGGGACCTGGAACGATCGCCACGATCCTGCTGCTCGTGAGTTTGGCGCACGGGAATCGCCTGGAGCTGGCGGTCGTCGTCGTCGCCTACGCCGCCGCGCTGATCGTCACGTGGGCGTGTATGCGCGCTTCTGGGTTTCTCTTAAAACTCATCAGCAACACCGGCATCCACGTCGTCACGCGCCTGCTCGGCATCATACTCGGCGCGCTCGCGGTGCAGTTCGTCATCAACGGCGCCGTTCAAACGCCGGTCTTCCGCCACTAGCGTTAAAATTGAAAAACGCCCCCGAGCGTACTCGGAGGCGTTTGTTCTCGCTTTCGGCCTTTTAGGCCGGAGGCTGCTTGTGGTGGTCGCCGCCACCGCCGCCGCCCGAACGGTCAGCGCGGTCGGCGCGGGCCGGAGCTTGTTGCGGTGCTTGCCGCGGTGCGGAGTACGCCGGTTGGCGTTCAACGCGAGGCGGAGCCTGATCGTAGCGCGGCTGTTGCTGTTGCTGGAATCGCGGCTGCGGAGCCTGATCGTAGCGCGGTTGTTGCTGCTGCTGGAATCGCGGCTGCGGAGCCTGATCGTAGCGCGGCTGTTGCTGCTGATCGAAGCGAGGCTGTTGCGCGTTGCGCGGTGCGAAGACATCGTTGTTCTGACGAACTGCGTTGTCCGGACGCATCGCGTTGTCTTGGCGAACCGCGTTACGCGGCGCGAAGACGTCGTTGTTCTGACGAAGCGCGTTGTCTTGGCGCATCGTATTGTCCTGACGCAACGTGTTGTCCTGACGCAACGTATTGTCCTGACGTACGGCGTTACGCGGTGCGAAGACGCTGTTGTCTTGGCGGACGCGCGGCGCGCTTACGTCGTTACGGAACGTCGACGGCGCACGCAACGCGTCTGTACGCGGTGCCGCGATCTGACGGTCGCGAACCGGGGCCGCCGCGAACGTGCTGCGCTGTACGCGAGCGGTCACTGGGCGCGCGATGCGACCCGTTACCGGATGCGCGATGCGAGCCATCACCGGGTGCTGCGCGATGCGAGCCGTTGCCGGATGCGTGATGCGCGTCATGACCGGATGCTGCGCGATGCGAGCCATGATCGGGTGGGCGTTGCGAACCGAAACCGGGTGCTGCGCGATGCGAGCCATGACCGGATGAGCGATCGGCAACGGATGACGGGAGATCACGATCGGGCGACCGCCCTCGCGACGTACCGTAACCGGGCCGCGGGCCACGATCGGGTTGTGTACCCGGATGACGCGTCCGCCGCCACCGTTGTGGCCGCCATTACCGCGCCGAACGATCCGCACGATCTTCTTCGTACGATACACGTTGTAGACGTACGAGGGCGAGCTGCCGCCGTAGCCGTACGGCGAGTAGCCCATTTGCGGATAGCCATAGCCGTAGGGCGAGTAGCCCGTTTGCGGGTAGCCGTAGCCGTACGGTGAGTAGCCGGTTTGCGGATAGGCACCGTAGCCGTAGGGCGAGTAACCGTAACCGTACGGCTGCGAGTTCATTCCCAGCGCGCTGCCGAGAAGACCCGTGGCAACTGCGCCAAGGAGCGAATCGAGAATCGGATTACCCGTGATCGAAGCGCCGCCAAGTCCGTACGGCGAGTAGCCGTAAGGCGAACCACCATAGGGCGACGGGTAGCCGTAGCCGACCTGCGGATAGCCGTAGGGCTGCTGCGGGTAGCCGTAGGGCTGCTGCGGGTAGCCGTAAGGCTGCTGCGGGTAGCCGTAGCCGTATTGCTGCGGATAACCATACTGCGGATACGACGGATAGGCGCCGTAGCCGTACGGCGACGGGTAGCCGTAACCAACCTGCGGATAGCCGTACTGCTGCGGATAGCCGTACTGTTGCGGGTAGCCGTACTGCTGCGGGTAGCCGTATTGTTGCGGGTAGCCATACTGCTGCGGGTAGCCGTAGCCATATTGCTGCGGATACGCCGAAGCGACGACGGGGACGTACACGACCGGAGCGGCGGTCATCGGTGCGACCGCCACCGTCGGAGGCGGCGCCATCGTACCGAAACCGTAGTAACCGACCAGAGCCGCTTCACCAACGGGCGCGATCGCGACCGAGGCGGGAGGGCACCAGGTCCACGCGTTACCACTCCAGAGCCACATGCCGTTGCCGTACATCGGGCAGCTGGCATACGGAGCCGCGGGCATGACCGGGGCGTATGCCGTTGCATACGCGGGGGCCGCGTAGACCTGCGCGCTCGCAGGTGCCGCGGAAAGCAGAACCGATGCGGTCATCGCCGAAGCCGCAACCACACCGAGAAGCCGTTTATACATATTTGTGCTCAACCTCATTTAAGGCTATTCTGCCGTACCTGAGGTGAGCGTGCGCGCGATTCCGATTAGTGCGTGGTTAAGTCGGGATTAGAGCGGTCAGGTTGACACAGTTCGATCAACGTGCCGCCGGTTGATTTGGGGTGCAGAAAAGCGATCAAATTTCCGTGCGCGCCTTTGCGCGGACGTTCGTCGATAAGGCGAACGCCCTTGCTCGCCAACTCGGCAAGCTTTGCGTCGATGTCGTCGACTCGGTATGCCGTGTGATGCAAGCGCGTCGCGCTCTCGCCGAGATATTTGGCGATCGGCGAATTTTCGTCGAGCGGTAGAAGAAGCTCGATAATGGAGTCGCCGGCCTCGAGCCCCACGGCCTCGACGCCTTGGTCGTAGATGACTTCACGATAGACTTCGCGGAAGCCGAGCGTCTGCGTGTAAAGACGAACCGTCGCTTCGAGATCCTTGACGACGATGGCGATGTGATCGATCTTCACGCCACGATCTCCTTAGCGCGGTAGACACCGAAGACGCCGCGCAGCACGTCGCAGATTTCTCCGAGCGTCGCGCCGCCGTCAACGGCTTCGACGAAGTGCGGCATGAGGTTCTCCGATGCGGCCGCGGCGGTGCGTACCGCTTCGAGGAGCCTTGGCACTTTAGCGCCATCGCGTGCTTTGCGAAATGCGGTGAGCCGGGCGACCTGCTCGCGTTCGACGCTCTCCTCGATGCGCTGCAACGGAATCTCGCCCGTCTCGCCGCCGGCTTCGGCGAACCGGTTGACGCCGACGACGACCGCTTCGCCCGATTCGATCGCTTGCTGGGCGGCATAAGCGGAGTCGGCGACGCGGGCCTGCATCCAGCCACTTTCAATGGTCGCGATGCTGCCGCCCATCGCGTCGATCTCCTTGACTAACGACGACGCGCGCTCGATCAACGCGTTGGTGAGCGATTCGACGTAGTACGAGCCGGCCAGAGGATCGACGACGTCGGCGACGCCCGATTCGTAGCCGATGATCTGCTGCGTTCGCAACGCGACCTTGGCGCTCTCCGCCGTCGGCAGCGCCAGCGCTTCGTCCTTGCCGTTGGTGTGCAGCGACTGCGTCCCGCCCAAGACGGCCGCCAGCGCCTGAAGCGTTACGCGGACGACGTTGTTCTCAGGTTCTTGCGCGGTCAAGGTCGAGCCGCCGGTTTGCGTGTGGAAGCGCAGCGTCTGCGATCGAGGATCTTTGCAGCCGAACTCATCGCGGGTGATGTGCGCCCATAGGTAGCGGGCCGCGCGGAACTTCGCGATCTCTTCGAAGAAGTCGTTGTGCGCGTTCCAGAAGAAGGAGATGCGTGGAGCGATCGTATCGAGCTCGATGCCCGCATTGCGCGCGGCCTGTAAGTACGCCTTGCCGTTGGCCAGCGTAAAGGCGATCTCTTCGACCGCCGTCGAGCCGGCTTCGCGGATGTGATATCCCGACACCGAGATCGTGTTCCATTGCGGAACTTCGCGCGCGCAGTAGGACAACACGTCGGTAACCAGCCGCATCGACGCGGCCGGCGGATAGATATAGGTGCCGCGCGCGACGTACTCCTTGAGGACGTCGTTTTGTACCGTGCCGCCGAGCTTGTCGAAGGGAATACCGCGCCGGCGCGCCACAGCGAGAAACAGCGCGAGCAGAATCGACGCCGGCGCGTTGATCGTCATTGAAACCGTCACGCGATCGAGCGGAATGCCGTCGAGCAGCGTCTCCATGTCGGCAACCGAATCGATGGCGACGCCCACTTTGCCGACTTCACCTCGCGCTTGCGTCGCATCGGAATCGTACCCGAGCTGGGTCGGCAGATCGAACGCAACGGAAAGACCCGTCTGACCGCGTTCGAGCAGGTAGCGATAGCGCGCGTTCGACTCGGCGGCCGTGCCGAAGCCCGCGTATTGGCGCATCGTCCACAGCCGCCCGCGATACATGTCCTTGCGAATGCCGCGGCCGTACGGGAACGCTCCGGGTTCGCCGAGATCGTGCGGCTCGCCGGTGACTTCGTCGTACACGGGTTCGAGAGGGATGCCGGAGGCGTTGAAATCGCGGGCCATAACGTTAATCGATTGAAGCGATTGGCGAACCCGCTTCGATGGTCCCGCCGGCGGCTGCGTGCACCTTTGCGATCGTCCCGCTCTTGTGGGCGCGAATTTCGTTCATCATCTTCATCGCCTCGATGACTGCGACGACGTCGCCTTCGTTCACCGCGGCGCCTTCGGCGATGCGCAGCTCGACCACGACGCCGTGCATCGGCGAAACGACGTCGTTGCCGGACGCGGCGGCCGCGCGTTTCTTCGCAGCCCCGAGCCTCGGCGCGGTACGCGCAGCGCCGGGTGAAGTACGAGGTGCGGCGCCAAACACGCGCACGCGGTACAGTTTGTCGTTAACCTCGACACTAATCGTTTGTGGCGCCGGCCCTTCGACTTCGTTTATCCTGAGCGCAGCTCGCGAAGCGAGCGGAGTCGAAGGGCTCAGGATGACATTGCTGCCATTGTTCTGCGTTTTAAGCGTTTGGGCGAATGTTTCGAGCGTGCTGGTACCAAAGGTGCCGTCGACGACGGGCTCGTGATCGCACAGCGCGCCCAGCAGCGGCAGCGTCGTCGGCACGCCTTCGATGACGAACTCGTCGATCGCGCGCTTGAAACGGGCGATCGCTTGCGAGCGCGTCGGGGCCCAAACGATCAGCTTGGCGATCATCGAGTCGTATTCGGGCGTAATCGTTATGCCGGGGTAGGCGGCCGAGTCGACGCGAACGCCGAGGCCGGCGGGCTCGCGATAGGCCGTCACCGTCCCCGGCGCGGGCCGGAAATCTTGCGACGGGTCTTCGGCGTTGACCCGGCCTTCTATTGAGAAGCCGGTAAACGTGACGTCGTCCTGGACGAAGCCGAGCGGCTCGCCGGCAGCGACGCGAATCTGTTCGCGAATCAAGTCGAGCCCCGAGATCATTTCGGTGACGGTATGCTCGACCTGAATGCGTGTGTTCATCTCGAGAAAGTAGAAGCTGGTTTCGGAGACGAGACACTCGATCGTGCCGACCGAGTCGTACCCGATCGCTTGCGCGGCTCGTACGGCGGCTTCGCGCATGTGCCCGCGCAGGTTAGGAGTGAGCTGCGCCGGCGCCTCTTCCCACAGCTTCTGATGGCGCCGCTGCAGCGAGCAGTCGCGTTCGCCGACGTGCAGCACGGTGCCGTACTTGTCCGCCAAAATCTGCAGCTCGATGTGCTTGGGATTTTCTAAGTACCGTTCGGCGTAGATCGTCCCGTTCTTGAAATACGCCTCGGCTTCGCGCCGCGCCGTTTCGAAGGCCGATTCGACGTCTTCGGGCGAACGCGCGACTTTGAGCCCTTTCCCGCCCCCGCCGCCGCTGGCTTTGAGCGCGAGCGGATATCCGTATTTTTTGGCGACTTCGCGCGCTTCGATCGCATCGGCGATCGGATCGATGCCGCCGGGCACGACCGGAACGTCGGCCTTTTGCATCGCGATGCGCGAGCGCAGCTTATCGCCCATCGCGTTGATCGCCTCGGGGTGAGGACCGATCCACACCAAGCCCGCGTCGATCGTGCGCTGCGCGAACGCGGCGTTCTCGGCGAGAAATCCGTACCCCGGATGAATCGCCTCGGCTCCGCAACGCCTTGCGACCTCGATGAGCTTCTCGCCGTCGAGATAGCTTTGCGACGGCGCTGCCGGCCCCAGAAGATACGCTTCGTCGGCCATGCGCACGTGCAGCGCGTCGCGATCCGGCTCCGAGTATACGGCGACACACGAAATCCCCATCTCGTGTGCCGTACGAATGACGCGCACCGCAATCTCGCCGCGATTGGCGATCAGGATTTTAGAAAACATCGCGCTCGTCGTCGTAGTTACGGGCTGCGAGAGCCCAGGCGGAGATTCGAGGCGGCTGCCCTTCGAATTCGCCTGTCCTGAGCGTAGCGAGCCTAGCGAGCGAAGTCGAAGGGCTCAGGATGACGGTGATA is from Candidatus Baltobacteraceae bacterium and encodes:
- a CDS encoding anhydro-N-acetylmuramic acid kinase; this translates as MRAIGLMSGTSLDGIDAALVEIAPRGDGYALELVRFVTVPFDPELRRALVAALPPNEGSVSLVAALHRALGEAFAATAAAVAAGDRVAFVASHGQTVWHDGERHVTLQLGDAFVIREAVGATVCYDFRSADCAAGGHGAPLVPYVDELLFGDSSEDRVALNIGGIANLTVLPHDGPAWAFDTGPGTMLVDAFVRDRSRGASAYDAGGALAAAGSIDQPLLEAMLSDDYFHFPPPKTTGRERFGAQFLTRHGDRLARLSGEDGSATLTELTAITIARAIEAAGMAAARTIVSGGGTRNATMFARLSERLPHARVELSDAMGIPADAKEAMFFALLGYETLRGRVANLPRATGADRAVALGAIAPFDLKTLLGEVESELRAGTIA
- a CDS encoding serine hydrolase domain-containing protein gives rise to the protein MADAVSNVDAVLRAATGKAFTGAVARIERRGSPIFERAYGTTRLDESSRPVYVDTRFDLASLTKLFVATLALRLVARGAPLDAPVLHDGVTLRMLLAHTSGMNSGADYRTILGENVERYALERELIAAPGERVVYSDLGFIALGVVIERAAGKSLATLAQETFASATLGFRPRADERGWIPATEEDGWRGRVQGMVHDEKAYLMGGTAGHAGLFGTAADVARLTEGFLGSLHGRPETLLPVEIVREAVREQAYDPVLRRGLGWALKTSDTNSCGAAMDATSFGHTGFVGTCVWADPVRDVSGVLLTNSVYFGRNDTRDLRAAFYEAAMDVADRLG
- the murQ gene encoding N-acetylmuramic acid 6-phosphate etherase, which encodes MKDLPPTEAVNPHSAGLDTMATHEMVELLAREHRAAVDAVAAAAPALALAVDGIVRRLESGGRLHYFGAGSSGRIGVLDASEMPPTFGTDPATVCAHIAGGSQALTRAVEGAEDDAAAGAAAAQACASAGDAVVGLSASGGAPYVVGAVERARELGAFTIGIAGVEDSALTRAAEVSILLTTGPEALAGSTRLKAGTAQKIALNTLSTAVMVRLGKVYDNLMVDVVAGNVKLRARAIRLVRHLTGADEERARELLSMANGRVKVAAIIGRRNVGAQEAVALLERHRGSLRAAL
- a CDS encoding BadF/BadG/BcrA/BcrD ATPase family protein, producing MIAVGVDAGGSHTVAVAMRDGELLRAATGRAASVTIGGIERAAAAIGDTIAAATGSASPDAVVVGVAGAGTERTASALLAALTARFPHSRIEVTDDAHVALRAAVPAGDGVALIAGTGSIAYAEVSGTIFRAGGFGYLVGDEGSGFMIGAAAVRVALKAAEGRAPSDALTQAVLARIGAAHAREAVASLYSADSPVANVASFAALVLEQAGAGERSAVKIVQAAALDLFDLVRSICRIASIGSAKETPLALCGGLLGKNSMLTYLLETRVANELPHLAILKNPAAPHFGALAQARALAGDG
- the nagZ gene encoding beta-N-acetylhexosaminidase, with amino-acid sequence MTLTTTDLARGIIASGFDNARIDELPRFGGYLLFAGNGEEIEGVRAVTDVLRERHEGDVPPIVAIDQEGGRVARLREGVEPMPSMMSLGAAGDLDLAQRAGEQIAFDLRRAGCTLDFAPVLDLALEPENLVIGTRSFGSDPRAVAALAERVARGMRASGILPCYKHFPGHGSTHVDSHVALPVVDASEATLRARDFAPFEALAKEAPAMMAAHVVLRALDAGAPASLSPRVGVALLRGEFGFGGAYLTDCLEMAAVSGEGKTVDASVVALSAGADLLLFSHQPDVAAESAIAIVKAVESGSVARSRLEDAYERIMVLRRAGQPPLPLDAYAPHPGVGREIARRAVTVVRGVAHADPTASYVVDFGGGRPSLRREAPVLEECVLPIDPQESDVAQALAAAERSRRRPIVLARRAHMHPAQASAIDRIVARFADALVISMLEPYDLRCFGDARHVLAAYGDDAAAIGGLADVIFGGIMAQGTLPVEYATAVG